From the genome of Bradyrhizobium elkanii USDA 76, one region includes:
- a CDS encoding response regulator transcription factor — protein MTDERQLLIVEDDTGFARTLKRSFERRGYDVAVSASLDEVRQLLEQQSPGYAVVDLKLAGGASGLACVEALHAHDPEMLIVVLTGFASIATAVEAIKLGACHYLAKPSNTDDIEAAFQKAAGNAAIELGARPTSIKTLEWERIHQTLIETDFNISEAARRLGMHRRTLARKLEKQRVK, from the coding sequence TTGACGGATGAACGCCAGCTCCTGATCGTCGAGGACGATACGGGTTTCGCCCGCACACTGAAGCGCTCGTTCGAGCGCCGCGGCTATGATGTGGCGGTGTCGGCCTCGCTCGACGAGGTCCGCCAGCTGCTGGAGCAGCAGTCGCCCGGCTATGCGGTGGTCGACCTGAAGCTCGCCGGCGGTGCATCGGGCCTTGCCTGCGTCGAAGCGCTGCACGCGCATGACCCCGAGATGCTGATCGTCGTGCTGACCGGGTTCGCCAGCATCGCGACCGCGGTCGAGGCGATCAAGCTCGGCGCCTGCCACTATCTGGCCAAGCCGTCGAACACCGACGACATCGAGGCTGCGTTCCAGAAGGCCGCCGGCAACGCCGCCATCGAGCTCGGCGCGCGGCCGACCTCGATCAAGACGCTGGAATGGGAGCGCATCCACCAGACCCTGATCGAGACCGACTTCAACATCTCGGAAGCCGCCCGCCGCCTCGGCATGCACCGCCGCACCCTGGCGCGCAAGCTTGAGAAGCAGCGGGTGAAGTAA
- a CDS encoding helicase-related protein — protein MAFSTSFGNDRVPGAGVTAVLGPTNTGKTHLAIERMLAHSSGLIGLPLRLLAREVYNKIADRAGVDNVALVTGEEKIKPKAPRFWVSTVEAMPRDLDVSFLAVDEIQIAADLERGHVFTDRILNRRGRDETLLLGAATMRPMIERLLPGASIITRPRLSQLEFAGDRKITRQPRRTAIVAFSADEVYAIAELIRRQHGGAAVVLGSLSPRTRNAQVAMFQNGDVDYLVATDAVGMGLNLDVDHVAFASDRKYDGYQFRRLTPAEFAQIAGRAGRATRNGTFGTTGRCAPFEPELVNALQNHTFDAVKVLQWRNAKLDFASLGALQVSLALTPNHEALTRAPVAEDLRVLEHVARDAEVRELAHGAKAVERLWEACQVPDYRKLSPAAHAELVTTLYGFLMQKGRIPDAWFAAQVDQANRTDGDIDTLSGRIAQIRTWTFVANRPDWLYDPDHWQGITRELENKLSDALHERLTERFVDRRTSVLMRRLRENSVLNTEIGKTGEVIVEGHVIGRLDGFTFAPDAAEAGSDAKALQAAAQQVLAREIDARAEKLGAAPDEQFVLTSDGTIRWTGDAVAKLVAADDALHPRLRIISDERLTGASREAVQTRLDLWLKTHIEKLLGPLFELAKAEDLQGIARGIAFQLVEALGVLERSKIAAEMKDLDQPSRAALRKYGVRFGAYHIYFPQLLKPAARSLASLLWAEKQSNVDMAALSNVQHLASSGRTSFPVDKQLARDAYRVLGYRQCGERAVRVDILERLADLIRPALAWRETSPGEKPAGAFDGRGFVVTQAMTSLTGSAGEDFASILRALGYRMDRRPPLPPKLVEATPAEISEAVAETTEAVAGTTETVAAETPPVEATSDAAVDAPVGATAGATAEVVADAPEAATDQPVSGDPAPSAALLPDVGFAEVVPSEVTPVVVETKPEPEAEVAAAPAAVAEEPAAEAPAAEAASEPAPAAEATAETPSETATEAAAETAGAEAAPAEAASATAETPAEPQLVEVWRPGGRSDERRPHHRGHDRNRGRHQGKPAEGAQAAEGGGEGDSKREHHRRPRRHQDFRTPRPGAPADPAATPAEGAQARDNRDDKGQRRERFEGKGRDRDNERRRDNKFGGDRKGERGDRDRGGRDFGKGGRDKREGGPSHRPYASSAPRERDRPIDPNSPFAKLAALKEQLAGRKE, from the coding sequence ATGGCTTTCTCAACTTCGTTCGGAAATGACCGCGTGCCCGGTGCAGGCGTCACCGCGGTGCTCGGGCCGACCAACACCGGCAAGACGCATCTCGCTATCGAGCGCATGCTGGCGCATTCGTCGGGCTTGATCGGCCTGCCGCTGCGGCTGCTCGCGCGCGAGGTCTACAACAAGATCGCGGATCGCGCCGGCGTCGACAATGTCGCGCTGGTCACCGGCGAGGAGAAGATCAAGCCGAAGGCGCCGCGCTTCTGGGTCTCGACCGTGGAAGCGATGCCGCGCGATCTCGATGTGTCCTTCCTCGCGGTCGACGAGATCCAGATCGCCGCCGATCTCGAGCGCGGCCATGTGTTCACCGATCGCATCCTCAATCGCCGCGGCCGCGACGAGACGCTGCTGCTGGGCGCGGCGACGATGCGGCCGATGATCGAGCGGCTGCTGCCGGGCGCCTCGATCATCACGCGGCCGAGGTTGTCGCAGCTTGAATTCGCCGGCGACCGCAAGATCACGCGGCAGCCGCGCAGAACAGCAATTGTCGCGTTCTCGGCGGACGAGGTCTACGCGATCGCAGAATTGATCCGCCGCCAGCATGGCGGCGCGGCCGTGGTGCTCGGCTCGCTGTCGCCACGCACGCGCAATGCGCAGGTCGCGATGTTCCAGAACGGCGACGTCGATTACCTTGTCGCCACCGATGCGGTCGGCATGGGGCTCAATCTCGACGTCGATCACGTCGCCTTTGCCTCCGACCGCAAGTATGACGGCTATCAGTTCCGCCGCCTGACGCCGGCCGAATTCGCGCAGATCGCGGGCCGCGCCGGCCGCGCGACGCGCAACGGCACCTTCGGCACCACCGGGCGCTGCGCGCCGTTCGAGCCGGAGCTCGTCAACGCGCTGCAGAACCACACCTTCGACGCCGTCAAGGTGCTGCAATGGCGCAACGCGAAGTTGGACTTCGCCTCGCTCGGCGCGTTGCAGGTGTCGCTGGCGCTGACGCCCAATCATGAGGCACTGACGCGGGCCCCGGTGGCCGAGGATCTGCGTGTGCTCGAGCATGTTGCGCGCGACGCCGAGGTGCGCGAATTGGCGCATGGGGCTAAAGCGGTCGAGCGGCTGTGGGAGGCCTGCCAGGTTCCGGACTACCGAAAGCTGTCGCCGGCCGCCCATGCCGAACTCGTGACCACGCTGTATGGCTTCCTGATGCAAAAGGGGCGTATCCCTGACGCATGGTTTGCCGCCCAGGTCGACCAGGCCAACCGGACCGATGGCGATATCGACACGCTATCGGGCCGGATCGCGCAGATCAGGACCTGGACCTTTGTTGCCAACCGGCCGGACTGGCTTTACGACCCGGACCACTGGCAGGGGATCACGCGCGAGCTCGAAAATAAATTATCCGATGCGCTGCATGAACGGCTCACGGAGCGTTTCGTTGACAGGCGGACCAGTGTATTGATGCGCCGCCTGCGGGAGAACTCAGTTTTGAATACGGAAATTGGCAAGACCGGTGAAGTGATCGTGGAAGGCCACGTGATCGGCCGGCTCGATGGTTTCACCTTCGCACCTGATGCGGCCGAGGCCGGCAGCGACGCCAAGGCGCTGCAAGCCGCCGCCCAGCAGGTGCTGGCGCGCGAGATCGATGCGCGCGCCGAGAAACTGGGCGCCGCCCCCGACGAGCAGTTCGTGCTGACCTCCGACGGCACCATCCGCTGGACCGGCGATGCGGTCGCCAAGCTGGTGGCCGCCGACGACGCGCTGCATCCGCGGCTGCGCATCATCTCCGACGAGCGGCTGACCGGCGCCTCGCGCGAAGCGGTGCAGACCCGGCTCGATCTCTGGCTCAAGACGCATATCGAAAAACTGCTCGGGCCGCTGTTCGAACTGGCCAAGGCCGAGGACCTGCAGGGCATCGCCCGCGGCATCGCCTTCCAACTGGTCGAGGCGCTCGGCGTGCTGGAGCGCAGCAAGATCGCGGCCGAGATGAAGGATCTCGACCAGCCCTCGCGCGCGGCCTTGCGCAAATACGGCGTGCGGTTCGGCGCCTACCACATCTATTTCCCGCAGCTGCTGAAGCCCGCGGCGCGCTCGCTGGCCTCGCTGCTGTGGGCCGAGAAGCAGAGCAATGTCGACATGGCTGCGTTGTCGAATGTGCAGCATCTGGCGAGTAGCGGCCGCACCTCGTTCCCGGTCGACAAGCAGCTCGCCCGCGATGCCTATCGCGTGCTCGGCTATCGCCAGTGCGGCGAGCGCGCGGTGCGCGTCGACATCCTGGAGCGGCTCGCCGACCTGATCCGCCCGGCGCTCGCCTGGCGCGAGACCTCGCCGGGCGAGAAGCCCGCCGGTGCGTTCGATGGCCGCGGCTTTGTCGTGACGCAGGCGATGACCTCGCTGACCGGCTCCGCCGGCGAGGATTTTGCCTCGATCCTGCGCGCGCTCGGCTACCGCATGGACCGCCGTCCGCCGCTGCCGCCGAAGCTCGTTGAGGCCACACCGGCAGAGATTAGCGAGGCCGTCGCCGAGACCACCGAGGCCGTGGCCGGGACCACCGAGACGGTCGCCGCCGAGACGCCGCCGGTCGAGGCGACGTCCGACGCCGCCGTGGATGCGCCGGTCGGGGCCACTGCCGGTGCCACTGCCGAAGTTGTGGCCGATGCGCCGGAGGCTGCCACGGATCAGCCGGTGTCCGGCGATCCCGCACCGTCGGCCGCGCTGCTGCCCGATGTCGGCTTTGCCGAGGTGGTGCCCAGCGAAGTGACGCCGGTCGTCGTCGAGACCAAGCCCGAGCCGGAGGCAGAAGTTGCCGCGGCGCCCGCCGCTGTCGCCGAAGAGCCCGCTGCCGAGGCGCCCGCCGCGGAAGCGGCATCCGAGCCCGCGCCTGCCGCGGAAGCCACTGCCGAGACGCCGTCCGAGACCGCCACTGAGGCGGCCGCGGAGACCGCGGGTGCCGAGGCAGCACCGGCTGAAGCAGCTTCCGCCACCGCGGAGACGCCGGCCGAGCCGCAGCTGGTCGAAGTCTGGCGTCCCGGTGGCCGTTCCGACGAGCGCCGCCCGCATCATCGCGGCCATGATCGCAACCGCGGCCGTCATCAGGGCAAGCCCGCCGAGGGCGCGCAGGCTGCTGAAGGCGGCGGTGAGGGCGACAGCAAGCGCGAGCATCATCGCCGTCCGCGCCGTCACCAGGATTTCCGCACGCCGCGCCCGGGTGCGCCCGCGGATCCGGCTGCGACGCCCGCCGAGGGCGCGCAGGCGCGCGACAACAGGGACGACAAGGGCCAGCGCCGCGAGCGCTTCGAAGGCAAAGGTCGCGATCGCGACAATGAGCGTCGCCGCGACAACAAGTTCGGCGGCGATCGCAAGGGCGAGCGCGGCGATCGTGACCGCGGCGGCCGCGATTTCGGCAAGGGCGGCCGCGACAAGCGCGAGGGCGGCCCGTCGCATCGCCCTTACGCCTCGAGCGCGCCGCGCGAGCGCGACCGGCCGATCGATCCGAATTCGCCATTCGCCAAGCTCGCTGCCCTGAAAGAGCAGCTCGCCGGCCGGAAGGAATAG
- a CDS encoding ATP-binding protein has translation MLERTSDLHDDKAATGTAVMPSAAGAAAGMPFDLAAPADIATNRKNMALLVQLRWIAVIGQIATIGFVQFWMGVALPLLPLAAVISGLVALNVVSLLWLRYRADINNRELLVALALDVAALTALLYLSGGATNPFTSLYLLQVTLGAVLLDAPSTWSLVALVCMNFAWLTSYYRPLELPLHGFADAFNLYIAGTFIGLVLDAVLLVVFMTRINRNLRDRDLRLAALRQHAAEQDHIVRIGLLASGAAHELGTPLASLSVILGDWRRMPALASDPEMSQDLGEMEISVQRCKSIVTGILLSAGEARGEGSSPTTVAAFLTALVEEWRTTRPSATLYFRNAFGSDLAIVSDIALKQAIFNVLDNAAEVSRDWIELTAERNADRLVLSVTDRGPGFSREMLAHIGKPYQSTKGSPGSGLGLFLVVNVVRKLGGVVAARNRPDIGAAVRLELPLSTLAIGDHLDG, from the coding sequence ATGCTCGAGCGCACATCGGATCTGCATGACGACAAGGCCGCGACCGGCACGGCGGTGATGCCGTCCGCGGCGGGCGCGGCCGCCGGCATGCCGTTCGATCTCGCAGCGCCCGCCGACATCGCGACCAATCGCAAGAACATGGCCCTCTTGGTCCAGCTGCGCTGGATCGCCGTGATCGGCCAGATCGCCACCATCGGCTTCGTGCAGTTCTGGATGGGCGTCGCACTGCCGCTGCTGCCCTTGGCGGCCGTGATCTCCGGGCTGGTGGCACTCAATGTCGTCAGCCTGCTGTGGCTGCGCTACCGCGCCGACATCAACAACCGCGAGCTGCTGGTCGCGCTGGCGCTCGACGTGGCGGCGCTGACCGCACTGCTCTATCTCAGCGGCGGCGCCACCAACCCCTTCACCTCGCTCTATCTGCTGCAGGTGACACTTGGCGCGGTGCTGCTCGATGCGCCCTCGACCTGGTCGCTGGTGGCGCTGGTGTGCATGAACTTCGCCTGGCTGACCAGCTATTACCGGCCGCTGGAGCTGCCGCTGCATGGCTTCGCCGATGCCTTCAACCTCTATATCGCCGGCACCTTCATCGGCCTCGTGCTCGACGCCGTGCTGCTCGTGGTGTTCATGACCCGGATCAACCGCAATCTGCGCGATCGCGACCTGCGCCTCGCGGCGCTGCGCCAGCACGCCGCCGAGCAGGATCACATCGTCCGGATCGGCCTCCTGGCCTCCGGCGCCGCGCATGAGCTCGGCACGCCGCTCGCCTCGCTCTCGGTCATCCTGGGCGACTGGCGCCGGATGCCCGCGCTCGCCTCCGACCCTGAAATGTCGCAAGACCTCGGCGAGATGGAGATCTCGGTGCAGCGCTGCAAGTCGATCGTCACGGGCATCCTGCTGTCGGCGGGCGAAGCCCGCGGCGAAGGCTCCTCGCCGACCACGGTCGCGGCGTTCCTGACCGCGCTGGTGGAAGAATGGCGGACGACGCGGCCGTCGGCCACGCTGTATTTCCGCAACGCCTTCGGCTCTGATCTTGCGATCGTATCCGACATCGCGCTCAAACAGGCGATCTTCAACGTGCTCGACAACGCCGCCGAGGTCTCGCGCGACTGGATCGAGCTGACCGCCGAGCGCAATGCCGACCGGCTGGTGCTGTCGGTGACCGATCGCGGCCCGGGCTTCTCGCGCGAGATGCTGGCGCATATCGGCAAGCCGTATCAATCGACCAAGGGCAGCCCCGGCAGCGGCCTCGGCCTGTTCCTGGTGGTCAACGTCGTGCGCAAGCTGGGCGGCGTGGTGGCGGCGCGCAACCGGCCGGACATCGGCGCCGCGGTCAGGCTCGAGCTGCCGCTCTCGACGCTCGCGATCGGAGACCATCTTGACGGATGA
- a CDS encoding DUF3108 domain-containing protein encodes MPPLGRLLGLCAGALLLFCAERASAQGRLDAQYEATLAGIPVGKGSWTIEIGDDTFSASAQGGTAGLLKAFSGGSGAGASQGRVVNGALAASSYTATTTTSKKSETIRMVLANGGIKESAIEPEPPVDADRLPVTDAQKKNVFDPMTGSFLRAPGNAELMSPDICRSGAGIFDGRMRYDLKLDFKRVEIVKAERGYHGPALVCALYFVPISGYIPDRPVIKYLAAQRNIEIAFVPIAGTRLLVPFRMTIPTPLGQAMLEATSFVTTAAPPRVAKTQ; translated from the coding sequence TTGCCCCCGCTCGGCCGGCTGCTCGGCCTGTGCGCGGGCGCATTGCTGCTGTTCTGCGCCGAGCGCGCCAGCGCGCAGGGTCGGCTCGACGCCCAGTACGAGGCGACCCTGGCCGGTATCCCGGTCGGCAAGGGCAGCTGGACCATCGAAATCGGCGACGACACCTTCTCGGCCTCGGCCCAGGGCGGCACCGCAGGCCTGCTGAAGGCGTTTTCCGGCGGCTCGGGCGCGGGCGCCTCGCAGGGCCGCGTCGTCAACGGGGCGCTGGCGGCCTCCTCCTACACCGCGACCACCACCACCTCGAAGAAGTCGGAGACGATCCGGATGGTGCTGGCGAATGGCGGCATCAAGGAATCGGCGATCGAGCCCGAGCCGCCGGTCGATGCCGACCGCCTGCCGGTGACCGACGCGCAGAAGAAGAACGTGTTCGATCCGATGACCGGCTCGTTCCTGCGCGCGCCCGGCAATGCCGAATTGATGAGCCCGGATATCTGCCGCAGCGGCGCCGGCATCTTCGACGGCCGCATGCGCTACGACCTCAAGCTCGATTTCAAGCGGGTCGAGATCGTCAAGGCCGAGCGCGGCTACCACGGCCCGGCGCTGGTCTGCGCGCTCTATTTCGTGCCGATCTCGGGCTACATCCCGGATCGCCCGGTCATCAAATACCTCGCCGCCCAGCGCAACATCGAGATCGCCTTCGTGCCGATCGCCGGCACCCGCCTTCTGGTGCCGTTCCGCATGACGATCCCGACCCCGCTCGGCCAGGCCATGCTGGAAGCGACCTCCTTCGTCACCACAGCCGCGCCGCCGCGCGTGGCGAAGACGCAGTAA
- a CDS encoding RNA-binding S4 domain-containing protein, producing the protein MDRQRLDKWLWHARLVKARTSAAELVASGHVRVNGTREKSPGHAVKAGDVVTVALDNSVRVLKVTGFAERRGDASSARVLYEDLQAGNLQAGKE; encoded by the coding sequence TTGGATCGACAGCGCCTCGACAAATGGCTGTGGCACGCGCGCCTGGTGAAGGCCCGCACCAGCGCGGCTGAACTCGTCGCGTCAGGTCATGTCCGCGTCAACGGCACGCGCGAGAAATCGCCGGGCCATGCGGTGAAGGCGGGTGATGTCGTCACCGTCGCGCTCGACAACAGCGTCCGCGTGCTGAAGGTAACAGGCTTTGCCGAGCGGCGCGGCGATGCCAGTTCGGCGCGTGTGCTGTACGAGGATTTGCAGGCCGGCAATTTGCAGGCCGGTAAGGAGTAG
- a CDS encoding alpha/beta hydrolase: MPLPLDPVIEKIIPLLPLCDPDTMTPQSCRDSLRALAEARKAVPPPPVDVARDIEVQGAAGKLGARLYRNGRGTAPTVIFFHGGGWVAGDLETHDRQARNLVIDTGAVVISVDYRQPPETRFPGAFEDAFAAIRDVVTRIGEFGGDLARIGVAGDSAGGNLAATTALACRDASIRLAGQLLVYPVTDVAGNFADAAENAKFPSRAENADGYFLTRATMQWFCGHYLADRAEGTDWRVSPLRAKSLKGVAPAVVTTAWFDPLRDEGHAYAKALQAAGVPVAYHSGEGLIHGYFGLGDASDAARAEAQRARADFKVLLERGA, encoded by the coding sequence ATGCCGCTTCCGCTCGACCCCGTCATTGAGAAGATCATCCCGCTGCTGCCGCTGTGCGATCCCGACACCATGACGCCGCAGAGCTGTCGCGACTCGTTGCGGGCGCTGGCGGAGGCGCGCAAGGCGGTGCCGCCGCCGCCGGTCGACGTGGCGCGCGATATCGAGGTGCAGGGTGCGGCCGGTAAGCTCGGCGCGCGGCTCTATCGCAACGGCCGCGGCACGGCGCCGACCGTGATCTTCTTCCACGGCGGCGGCTGGGTCGCCGGCGATCTCGAGACCCATGATCGCCAGGCCCGCAACCTCGTGATCGACACCGGCGCGGTGGTGATCTCGGTCGATTACCGCCAGCCGCCGGAGACGCGCTTTCCCGGCGCCTTCGAGGATGCGTTCGCCGCGATCCGCGATGTGGTCACGCGGATCGGTGAATTCGGCGGCGATCTCGCCCGCATCGGCGTCGCCGGCGATTCCGCGGGCGGCAATCTCGCCGCCACCACCGCGCTGGCCTGCCGCGACGCCAGCATCAGGCTCGCCGGGCAGCTGCTGGTCTATCCCGTCACCGACGTGGCCGGCAATTTCGCCGATGCCGCCGAGAACGCCAAGTTTCCGTCACGCGCCGAGAATGCGGACGGCTACTTCCTGACGCGGGCGACGATGCAGTGGTTCTGCGGGCACTATCTCGCCGACAGGGCTGAGGGCACCGACTGGCGCGTCTCGCCGCTGCGTGCGAAGAGCCTCAAAGGTGTGGCGCCGGCGGTGGTCACCACAGCCTGGTTCGACCCGCTGCGCGACGAGGGCCATGCCTATGCCAAGGCGTTGCAGGCGGCGGGCGTGCCGGTCGCGTATCATTCCGGCGAGGGGTTGATTCACGGCTACTTTGGTCTCGGCGATGCCTCGGACGCGGCACGCGCCGAGGCGCAGCGTGCGCGGGCGGATTTCAAGGTGTTGCTGGAGCGGGGCGCGTAG
- the fdxA gene encoding ferredoxin FdxA, whose amino-acid sequence MTYVVTEACIKCKYTDCVEVCPVDCFYEGENMLVIHPDECIDCGVCEPECPADAIKPDTEPGLEKWLEVNRDYAKSWPNITQKKDSPEDAKEWEGKEGKFEKYFSPNPGSGD is encoded by the coding sequence ATGACCTACGTCGTCACTGAAGCCTGCATCAAGTGCAAATATACCGACTGCGTCGAGGTCTGCCCCGTCGATTGCTTCTACGAGGGCGAGAACATGCTGGTCATCCATCCCGACGAATGCATCGATTGCGGCGTGTGTGAGCCGGAATGCCCGGCGGACGCCATCAAGCCGGACACCGAGCCGGGGCTGGAGAAGTGGCTCGAGGTCAACCGCGACTACGCCAAGAGCTGGCCGAACATCACCCAGAAGAAGGACTCGCCCGAGGACGCCAAGGAGTGGGAAGGCAAGGAAGGCAAGTTCGAGAAGTATTTTTCTCCGAATCCGGGCAGCGGCGACTGA
- the rpmB gene encoding 50S ribosomal protein L28 yields the protein MSRRCELTAKGPQTGHKVSHSNIKTKRRFLPNLANITFISEALGRNVRLRVSTNALKSVDHNGGLDAYLLKAKADVLSPRALELKRAIEKKVGKPAPVKKAS from the coding sequence ATGTCCCGGCGCTGCGAACTGACGGCCAAGGGCCCCCAGACGGGCCACAAGGTGAGCCACTCGAACATCAAGACCAAGCGGCGTTTCCTGCCGAACCTGGCCAACATCACCTTCATCTCCGAAGCGCTCGGCCGCAACGTGCGCCTGCGCGTCTCGACCAATGCGCTGAAGAGCGTCGACCACAATGGCGGCCTCGATGCCTATTTGCTCAAGGCCAAGGCCGACGTGCTCTCGCCCCGCGCCCTCGAACTGAAGCGCGCGATCGAGAAGAAGGTCGGCAAGCCCGCGCCGGTGAAGAAGGCAAGCTGA
- a CDS encoding ABC transporter substrate-binding protein produces MIWKAVTAAIALALATQAHAADKKYGTGASDTEIKLGQTSPFSGAASAYSVIAKTQAAYFKMINDQGGVNGRKINLITLDDGYSPPKTVEQTRKLVEQEEVAAILNPLGTPTGLAVRKYLNDKKVPQLFVGAGATLWGDYAHYPWTIGFQPSYQAETAVYAKYVLTNKPDAKIALFYQNDDAGKDYGNGFKKGLGPENTARMVVAETTYESTDPTVDSQIVKLKASGANVLFMHAIPKQAAQAIKKIGEIGWKPDLFFLAATSTSVSSVLKPAGFEYSRDIISSYSLKDPNDPQWKDDKDVIAWQDFMKTYFPDGNLQDQLIVYGYVVAEATVQVLKQCGDDLTHENIMKQAANLDIALPMFLPGIKVKTSPTDYFPVEAMRLQRFNGETWQLFGDTIGND; encoded by the coding sequence ATGATCTGGAAGGCCGTCACGGCAGCCATCGCGCTCGCGCTCGCGACGCAGGCACACGCCGCCGACAAGAAATATGGCACTGGCGCCAGCGACACCGAGATCAAGCTCGGACAGACCTCGCCATTCTCCGGCGCGGCGTCGGCCTATAGCGTGATCGCGAAGACGCAGGCCGCCTACTTCAAGATGATCAACGACCAGGGCGGCGTGAACGGGCGCAAGATCAACCTGATCACGCTCGACGATGGCTACTCGCCGCCGAAGACGGTGGAGCAGACCCGCAAGCTGGTGGAGCAGGAGGAGGTCGCCGCGATCCTCAATCCGCTGGGCACGCCGACCGGCCTTGCCGTGCGCAAATATCTCAACGACAAGAAGGTGCCGCAGCTGTTCGTTGGCGCCGGCGCCACGCTGTGGGGCGATTACGCGCATTATCCGTGGACGATCGGCTTCCAGCCGTCCTACCAGGCCGAGACCGCGGTCTACGCAAAATATGTGCTGACCAACAAGCCGGACGCGAAGATCGCGCTGTTCTACCAGAACGACGACGCCGGCAAGGATTACGGCAACGGCTTCAAGAAAGGCCTGGGGCCGGAGAACACCGCCAGAATGGTGGTGGCGGAGACGACCTATGAATCGACCGACCCGACCGTCGACAGCCAGATCGTGAAGCTGAAAGCCTCCGGCGCCAACGTGCTGTTCATGCACGCGATCCCCAAGCAGGCGGCGCAGGCGATCAAGAAGATCGGCGAGATCGGCTGGAAGCCGGATTTGTTCTTCCTCGCCGCGACCTCGACCTCGGTGTCCTCGGTGCTGAAGCCCGCCGGCTTCGAATATTCCAGGGACATCATCTCGTCCTACTCGCTGAAGGATCCGAACGATCCGCAATGGAAGGACGATAAGGACGTAATCGCGTGGCAGGACTTCATGAAGACATATTTTCCGGACGGCAATCTGCAGGACCAGCTGATCGTCTACGGCTATGTGGTGGCGGAGGCGACGGTGCAGGTGTTGAAGCAGTGCGGCGACGACCTCACCCATGAGAACATCATGAAGCAGGCGGCCAATCTCGACATCGCGCTGCCGATGTTCCTGCCCGGCATCAAGGTGAAGACCTCGCCGACCGACTACTTCCCGGTCGAAGCAATGCGGCTGCAGAGGTTCAACGGCGAGACCTGGCAGCTGTTCGGCGACACGATCGGGAATGATTGA
- a CDS encoding CarD family transcriptional regulator yields the protein MPEKTAKTAAKAAAAKPAAPKVAPKPAATKTAAAPKPAAPKTAVPAAAPKAAAKPAAAPRPEEKKVVTQRQGFKANEFVVYPAHGVGQILAIEEQEIAGAKLELFVINFMKDKMTLRVPTAKVANVGMRKLSEPALVKKALETLKGRARVKRTMWSRRAQEYEAKINSGDIVAIAEVVRDLYRSESQPEQSYSERQLYEAALDRLSREIAVVQHSTETEAIKEIEGQLAKSPRRGAKAESAEGDAEGDADGEDLDNDGDDTAVEDEAA from the coding sequence ATGCCAGAAAAGACTGCCAAGACTGCCGCGAAAGCGGCAGCTGCGAAGCCCGCTGCTCCCAAGGTCGCCCCCAAGCCTGCCGCGACCAAGACGGCTGCTGCGCCGAAGCCGGCCGCCCCGAAGACTGCCGTCCCCGCCGCTGCTCCGAAGGCCGCCGCCAAGCCGGCCGCCGCGCCGCGCCCGGAAGAGAAGAAGGTCGTGACCCAGCGCCAGGGCTTCAAGGCCAACGAATTCGTGGTCTATCCCGCTCACGGCGTCGGCCAGATCCTGGCGATCGAGGAGCAGGAGATCGCGGGCGCCAAGCTCGAACTGTTCGTGATCAATTTCATGAAAGACAAGATGACGCTGCGCGTCCCGACGGCGAAGGTCGCCAATGTCGGCATGCGCAAGCTGTCGGAGCCGGCGCTGGTCAAGAAGGCGCTGGAGACGCTGAAGGGCCGCGCCCGCGTCAAGCGCACCATGTGGTCGCGCCGCGCCCAGGAATATGAAGCGAAGATCAACTCGGGCGACATCGTCGCGATCGCCGAGGTGGTCCGCGATCTCTATCGTTCGGAATCGCAGCCCGAGCAGTCCTACTCTGAACGCCAGCTCTATGAAGCGGCGCTCGACCGTCTGTCGCGCGAGATCGCGGTCGTGCAGCACTCGACCGAGACCGAGGCGATCAAGGAGATCGAAGGCCAGCTCGCCAAGAGCCCGCGCCGCGGCGCCAAGGCCGAGTCCGCTGAAGGCGACGCCGAGGGCGATGCCGACGGTGAGGATCTCGACAACGATGGCGACGACACTGCCGTCGAGGACGAAGCCGCCTGA